A genomic stretch from Pieris brassicae chromosome 9, ilPieBrab1.1, whole genome shotgun sequence includes:
- the LOC123714483 gene encoding guanine nucleotide-binding protein-like 3 homolog, with the protein MAKFKLKKPSKRQPARLRYKIEKKVKEHNRKVKKQTKKQPKSKKAKPIQIPNECPFKEDILKEVEAVKKHKEEERQKRRELAKLEKQKNLEEKKNVSGNMNTLVANAEARGKVHDAFKTNEDVDDDVGKDRQQENSLKTYYREFKKVITEAEVILEVVDARDPLGTRCVQVEEAVRESGKRLVIVLNKADLVPRDNLTAWLKYLRRSAPAVPFKASTQDQQHNLGRKKMKHIVKEKEMKGSACVGAELLMSLLGNYCRNKGIKTSITVGVVGLPNVGKSSIINSLNRSRACNVGSTPGITKQMQTVQLDSKIKILDSPGIVFHSGSETDATVALKNAIKVGALKDPTTPANAILQRANKHTLVALYCIPEFNTPQEFYASVASRMGRYKKGGVPDQEAAARILLNDWNTGKVRYFTEPPELLDSEVHVDAKIVSTLAQEFDINSFEAMETEAINSLNVPVADGAIKITSTGPVKAVDEMQVDEDTTLLPRSVNIRPKLDKTNKNERTKKDPEMQIEGNTKLNQIRKMQFKKDKKKRAKNEKKAVELADVLETVTLTSINKDDYSFKEDFSL; encoded by the exons ATGGCAAAATTTAAGTTGA AAAAACCTTCGAAGCGTCAACCAGCACGTCTACGTTATAAAATTGAGAAAAAAGTTAAAGAACATAATAGGAAAGTAAAAAAGCAAACAAAAAAGCAACCAAAGTCAAAAAAAGCAAAGCCTATTCAGATTCCAAACGAGTGTCCATTCAAAGAAGATATTTTGAAAGAAGTGGAAGCAGTTAAGAAGCATAAAGAAGAAGAACGACAGAAGAGGAGAGAACTTGCTAAActtgaaaaacaaaagaacctGGAGGAGAAGAAAAATGTCTCTGGTAACATGAATACACTT gTAGCCAATGCAGAAGCAAGAGGTAAAGTTCATGATGCATTCAAAACCAATGAAGATGTTGATGATGATGTAGGCAAAGACAGGCAGCAAGAAAATTCTTTAAAGACCTACTACCGGGAATTTAAGAAAGTTATAACAGAAGCAGAAGTTATCTTGGAAGTTGTTGATGCTAGGGATCCTTTGG GCACCAGATGTGTCCAAGTAGAAGAAGCAGTTAGGGAATCGGGCAAACGTCTAGTCATAGTTTTGAACAAGGCCGACTTAGTACCCCGTGATAATCTTACTGCCTGGCTCAAGTATTTAAGAAGATCAGCCCCGGCTGTCCCTTTTAAGGCATCTACACAGGATCAGCAACACAATTTGGGGCGGAAGAAAATGAAGCACATTGTTAAGGAGAAAGAAATGAAAG GTTCAGCATGTGTAGGTGCAGAGTTGCTGATGAGTCTCCTGGGTAACTATTGTCGTAATAAGGGTATAAAGACCTCAATAACAGTTGGTGTTGTTGGTCTTCCCAACGTTGGCAAGAGTTCTATTATCAACAGCTTGAACCGGTCTCGGGCCTGTAATGTTGGGAGCACACCTGGTATTACAAA ACAAATGCAAACTGTACAACTGGATTCAAAGATTAAAATACTCGACAGTCCCGGAATAGTGTTCCACAGTGGTTCTGAGACTGATGCCACGGTAGCTCTGAAGAATGCGATCAAAGTAGGAGCTTTGAAGGACCCAACAACACCTGCAAATGCTATACTTCAACGGGCAAATAAACATACTCTAGTCGCATTGTATTGTATACCGGAATTTAATACACCACAG GAATTTTACGCCAGCGTCGCCTCCCGGATGGGTCGGTACAAGAAAGGCGGTGTACCAGACCAAGAAGCAGCAGCGAGGATACTTTTAAATGACTGGAATACGGGAAAG GTCCGATATTTCACAGAGCCACCAGAGTTATTAGATTCCGAAGTGCACGTGGATGCGAAAATTGTGTCAACGCTTGCGCAGGAGTTCGATATCAATTCCTTTGAGGCAATGGAGACTGAGGCCATTAATTCTCTTAATGTGCCAGTCGCTGATGGTGCAATCAAA ATAACAAGCACAGGACCAGTCAAAGCAGTAGACGAAATGCAAGTAGACGAAGACACAACTCTTCTACCTCGTTCCGTGAATATTCGCCCAAAATTGGataaaactaacaaaaatGAAAGAACGAAGAAAGATCCCGAAATGCAAATTGAGGGCAACACTAAACTGaatcaaataagaaaaatgcaatttaaaaaggataaaaagaaaagggcGAAGAACGAAAAGAAAGCCGTCGAATTGGCAGATGTATTGGAGACTGTCACATTAACGTCAATAAACAAAGATGACTACAGTTTTAAAGAAGACTTTtctttgtaa